One window from the genome of Thalassospira xiamenensis M-5 = DSM 17429 encodes:
- a CDS encoding cation diffusion facilitator family transporter produces MSHSSKGAIYMAAAANLLIAVAKFGGAAVTGSAAMMSEGIHSLVDTGNQGLLLLGIRLSNKQPDKQHPLGYGKETYFWSFLVAVMIFGLGAGVSIWEGVDKIIHPHALDIHMVASIGGFDVMTYHVVLSILVIAMLLEGLAFRTAYRAFVTQHPDTPVLKAIHDTKDPTVIVILFEDSAAMLGLIVAFFGISAAYVLDMPLLDGIASVAIGVILAVTAFFLAVECKGLLIGESATAETRSKITAMVNAIPGIKRANEIITLHQGPQSLMVCISVDFQDNISSNQIEATVSQVEADIRSTIPGVAKVFIEAQNWRSHQELLAQ; encoded by the coding sequence ATGTCTCATTCTTCCAAAGGCGCCATTTATATGGCTGCTGCCGCCAATCTTTTGATCGCCGTTGCCAAGTTTGGCGGGGCGGCGGTTACCGGGTCTGCCGCGATGATGTCAGAAGGGATCCATTCGCTGGTTGATACCGGAAATCAGGGATTGCTTCTGCTTGGTATCCGGCTGTCGAACAAGCAGCCCGACAAGCAGCATCCTCTTGGTTATGGCAAGGAAACCTATTTCTGGTCGTTTCTGGTGGCGGTGATGATTTTTGGCCTTGGGGCGGGGGTTTCGATCTGGGAAGGGGTGGACAAGATCATTCATCCCCATGCGCTTGATATTCATATGGTTGCCAGCATCGGCGGGTTCGATGTCATGACCTATCATGTCGTGCTGTCGATCCTTGTCATTGCCATGCTGCTGGAAGGGTTGGCGTTCCGGACAGCCTACCGGGCCTTTGTCACGCAACATCCCGATACGCCAGTTTTGAAGGCCATTCACGATACCAAAGATCCGACCGTGATCGTCATCCTGTTTGAAGACAGTGCGGCCATGCTTGGCCTGATCGTTGCCTTTTTCGGGATATCGGCGGCGTATGTTCTTGATATGCCGCTTTTGGACGGGATTGCATCGGTTGCGATTGGCGTCATTCTGGCGGTTACGGCGTTCTTCCTTGCGGTGGAATGCAAGGGATTGCTGATCGGTGAAAGTGCCACGGCCGAAACCCGGTCAAAGATCACTGCAATGGTGAATGCCATTCCCGGGATCAAGCGCGCCAATGAAATCATTACACTGCATCAAGGTCCGCAAAGCCTTATGGTGTGCATCAGTGTCGATTTTCAGGACAATATCAGTTCGAACCAGATAGAGGCGACCGTTTCCCAGGTCGAAGCCGATATCCGATCCACCATTCCCGGTGTCGCGAAGGTGTTTATCGAAGCGCAAAACTGGCGGTCGCATCAGGAGCTTCTTGCTCAGTGA
- a CDS encoding hybrid-cluster NAD(P)-dependent oxidoreductase — protein MMTQTNPPAPGQAAPSGDDENFTEATRIPLWDPENDDVLVCRQVRQETHDVKTFVFSAREPRAFRFYPGQYMTFELPVEGMVTRSYTISGSAARPYRIEITVKRVPGGPGSNWLHDYMMPGKEVNVSGPFGEFTTDATGEEKLLFISAGSGITPMMSMTRTACDLSEPSDLYFIHAARTPADIIFHKELSLLATQNPGLRIAFTCSTAAAHHSWTGYTGRFNIQMLSLMLPDFKDRKVFCCGPAPFMEGVRNMLRDAGFDMEKYYEESFDFGAETAGTFEEPVAAPEISGQTFRVSFTKTGHVVECGPGMTVLSAAREAGILPMSSCQRGICGTCKSKLISGEVDMQHGGGIRQREIDQGKVLICCSTPLSDIEVEL, from the coding sequence ATGATGACCCAGACCAATCCACCGGCACCCGGGCAAGCCGCCCCGTCCGGGGACGATGAAAACTTTACCGAGGCCACCCGCATCCCACTTTGGGACCCGGAAAATGATGACGTTCTGGTCTGTCGGCAGGTGCGTCAGGAAACCCATGATGTAAAAACATTCGTCTTTTCAGCCCGCGAACCGCGCGCATTCCGCTTCTATCCGGGCCAATACATGACGTTTGAACTGCCCGTCGAAGGCATGGTCACGCGCAGTTACACGATTTCGGGATCTGCCGCCCGCCCCTACCGGATCGAGATCACGGTCAAACGTGTGCCTGGCGGTCCCGGTTCGAACTGGCTGCATGACTATATGATGCCCGGCAAGGAAGTGAATGTTTCCGGCCCGTTCGGTGAATTCACCACCGATGCAACTGGCGAGGAAAAGCTCCTGTTCATTTCGGCTGGCAGCGGCATCACCCCGATGATGTCGATGACCCGCACCGCCTGTGATCTGTCCGAACCGTCCGATCTGTATTTCATCCACGCGGCACGAACCCCGGCCGACATCATTTTCCACAAGGAACTGTCGCTTCTTGCCACCCAGAACCCGGGCCTCAGAATTGCCTTCACCTGCAGTACCGCCGCCGCCCACCACAGCTGGACCGGCTATACCGGCCGCTTCAACATTCAGATGCTGTCGTTGATGCTGCCCGATTTCAAGGACCGCAAGGTGTTCTGTTGCGGTCCTGCCCCCTTCATGGAAGGTGTCCGCAACATGCTGCGCGATGCCGGTTTCGACATGGAGAAATATTACGAGGAAAGCTTCGACTTCGGCGCGGAAACAGCAGGAACATTTGAAGAGCCTGTCGCGGCCCCGGAAATCAGCGGCCAGACCTTCCGGGTGAGCTTCACCAAAACCGGCCACGTTGTCGAATGTGGTCCGGGCATGACCGTTCTTTCGGCGGCACGCGAGGCGGGGATATTGCCGATGTCCTCCTGCCAGCGCGGCATCTGCGGTACATGCAAGTCAAAACTGATTTCCGGTGAAGTCGATATGCAGCACGGTGGCGGTATCCGCCAGCGCGAAATAGATCAGGGCAAAGTCCTGATTTGTTGTTCGACACCTTTGTCGGACATCGAGGTCGAACTCTAG
- a CDS encoding electron transfer flavoprotein subunit beta/FixA family protein — protein MKVLVPVKRVVDYNVKIRVKADGTGVDLANVKMSMNPFDEIAIEEAVRLKESGKANEVVAVSIGPAQAQETLRTALAMGADRAILITVDGPIEPLSVAKLLKGVVAVENPNLVILGKQAIDDDANQTGQMLSALLGWSQATFASELDLGDTTAKVTREVDGGLQAIEVTLPAIVTADLRLNEPRYASLPNIMKAKKKPLETRTPDDFGVTVAPRLRVIRVEEPAGRTAGIKVAGVTDLIEKLKAEAGVI, from the coding sequence ATGAAGGTTCTCGTACCTGTAAAGCGGGTTGTTGATTACAACGTCAAAATCCGCGTCAAGGCAGACGGCACTGGTGTTGATCTTGCCAATGTCAAAATGTCGATGAACCCGTTTGACGAAATTGCCATCGAAGAAGCCGTGCGCCTGAAAGAATCCGGCAAGGCGAACGAAGTCGTCGCCGTTTCCATCGGCCCGGCACAGGCGCAGGAAACCCTGCGCACGGCCCTTGCCATGGGGGCGGATCGCGCCATCCTGATCACGGTCGATGGCCCCATCGAACCGCTATCTGTCGCAAAACTGCTCAAAGGCGTGGTTGCGGTCGAAAATCCAAACCTCGTCATCCTTGGCAAACAGGCGATTGACGATGACGCCAATCAGACCGGGCAAATGCTTTCCGCCCTGCTGGGCTGGTCGCAGGCAACCTTTGCCTCCGAACTTGACCTTGGCGATACCACCGCCAAGGTCACCCGCGAAGTCGATGGCGGCCTTCAGGCCATCGAAGTCACCCTGCCCGCCATTGTGACTGCCGATCTTCGCCTGAACGAACCGCGCTATGCGTCGCTTCCCAACATCATGAAGGCCAAGAAAAAGCCGCTGGAAACCAGAACGCCCGATGATTTCGGCGTCACGGTTGCCCCGCGCCTTCGCGTGATCCGGGTCGAAGAACCCGCCGGTCGCACCGCCGGGATCAAGGTGGCCGGTGTAACCGATCTGATCGAAAAGCTCAAAGCCGAAGCAGGCGTCATCTGA
- a CDS encoding electron transfer flavoprotein subunit alpha/FixB family protein gives MAILLFAEHDNQSLSDQTAKALSAASLIGGDIDILIAGKNASSVADAAAKLSGIRGVLLAESDALEHRLAEPTAALIVNLSGDYDTILAPATTTGKNVLPRVAALIDVMQVSDVIEVVSPDTFKRPIYAGNAIETVQTTDATKVLTIRTTSFAAANGDSAPAPIKTIDAGSDATGLSTFLENILSKNDRPELGSAKIIVSGGRALGSAEKFQQIMTPVADKLGAAIGASRAAVDAGYASNDLQVGQTGKVVAPDLYIACGISGAIQHLAGMKDSKIIVAINTDEDAPIFQVADYGIVGDLFDILPELERQL, from the coding sequence ATGGCCATTCTTCTTTTTGCAGAACACGATAATCAATCCCTGTCCGATCAGACCGCCAAGGCACTCAGCGCCGCATCCCTGATCGGTGGCGATATCGATATTCTGATCGCCGGAAAAAATGCTTCTTCCGTCGCCGATGCGGCGGCAAAACTTTCAGGTATTCGTGGCGTGCTGCTTGCCGAAAGCGACGCCCTTGAACACCGCCTTGCCGAACCGACCGCCGCCCTGATCGTCAACCTTTCAGGCGATTACGACACCATCCTCGCGCCAGCCACCACCACGGGCAAAAACGTGCTACCCCGCGTTGCCGCCCTTATTGACGTCATGCAGGTTTCCGACGTGATCGAGGTTGTTTCCCCCGATACATTCAAACGCCCGATCTATGCCGGCAATGCGATTGAAACCGTGCAGACGACCGATGCGACAAAGGTCCTCACGATCCGCACCACAAGCTTCGCCGCCGCCAATGGCGATAGCGCCCCGGCCCCGATCAAAACCATCGATGCCGGATCGGACGCAACCGGTCTTTCGACCTTCCTTGAAAACATCCTGTCGAAAAATGATCGCCCGGAACTTGGCTCCGCCAAGATCATCGTATCGGGCGGCCGTGCCCTTGGCTCCGCCGAGAAGTTCCAGCAGATCATGACACCGGTTGCCGACAAACTCGGTGCTGCCATCGGCGCCTCGCGTGCGGCCGTGGATGCCGGTTATGCGTCAAATGATTTGCAGGTCGGCCAGACCGGCAAGGTGGTCGCCCCCGATCTTTACATCGCATGTGGCATTTCAGGTGCCATTCAGCACCTTGCGGGCATGAAGGATTCCAAAATCATCGTTGCGATCAATACCGACGAAGATGCACCGATCTTTCAGGTCGCGGATTATGGCATTGTGGGTGATCTGTTCGACATTCTTCCCGAACTGGAGCGTCAGCTCTGA
- a CDS encoding 2-dehydro-3-deoxygalactonokinase — MSQSELKSSAAWIAVDWGTSNVRAWAMDDRANILDQVSSPLGMNAIAADAALGFEGVLIDLIGRWLPSGSSDRMRVVICGMAGAKQGWLEAPYCSVPVRPDELASGAVRPVLSDQRIDVAILPGLKQVDDPDVMRGEETQLVGFMASQPEFDGWVCLPGTHSKWARVSGGAILGFKTYMSGEVFALLSGQSILRHSMDDRWDDATFEAAIRDASDAPTGFLHKLFTVRASGLVGNANAANVPGAAVLSGAVIGSEIADVVGALDGNAQIALIGDGKLAGLYRKALAVHGFDADAVDGQAITIAGLAAAHQAIRNA, encoded by the coding sequence GTGTCACAATCGGAACTTAAATCTTCCGCCGCATGGATTGCCGTGGATTGGGGAACATCCAACGTTCGGGCATGGGCGATGGATGATCGTGCCAATATCCTTGATCAGGTCTCAAGCCCGCTAGGCATGAATGCGATTGCGGCGGATGCGGCACTTGGGTTTGAGGGCGTTCTGATCGATCTGATTGGTCGGTGGTTGCCATCCGGGTCATCTGATCGGATGCGGGTTGTGATTTGCGGCATGGCCGGGGCAAAGCAGGGGTGGCTTGAAGCGCCGTATTGTTCGGTGCCGGTGCGCCCGGATGAATTGGCATCCGGCGCGGTACGCCCGGTCCTTTCCGATCAAAGGATTGATGTTGCGATTTTGCCGGGGCTTAAGCAGGTCGATGATCCCGATGTGATGCGGGGCGAGGAAACCCAGCTTGTCGGGTTTATGGCCTCGCAGCCGGAATTTGATGGCTGGGTCTGTTTGCCGGGAACTCATTCGAAATGGGCGCGGGTTTCGGGCGGAGCGATCCTTGGATTTAAAACCTATATGAGTGGCGAGGTTTTTGCCCTGCTTTCCGGGCAATCGATCCTGCGCCATTCAATGGATGATCGATGGGATGATGCCACTTTCGAGGCCGCGATACGCGATGCATCCGATGCACCGACCGGTTTCCTGCACAAGCTGTTTACGGTGCGTGCAAGTGGGCTGGTCGGCAATGCGAATGCCGCAAATGTACCGGGTGCCGCGGTTCTTTCCGGGGCTGTGATCGGTTCGGAAATTGCCGATGTCGTTGGCGCGCTGGACGGAAATGCGCAGATTGCCCTGATCGGGGATGGCAAGCTTGCCGGTTTGTATCGCAAGGCGTTGGCGGTGCATGGGTTTGACGCGGATGCCGTTGATGGGCAGGCGATCACGATTGCCGGTCTTGCGGCGGCGCATCAGGCCATCCGCAATGCATAA
- a CDS encoding aromatic ring-hydroxylating oxygenase subunit alpha has translation MRFSSDIQELVSRREKGKSLEAPFYNAPEILDLDIEVIFNRHWIFVAVEPELPEPGDCITVEVGRASILLLRGDDMEIRAFHNVCRHRGAKLIDERATTIGNIVCRYHGWTYNEDGDLILAEHMGAGFDKSCHGLKAVHIRSIAGLIFICLADEAPKDIDDMARVMTPYIAPHDIANCKVAFTSDLIEEGNWKLTMENNRECYHCEANHPQLTVPLSEFGFGFSPDEMDERRSEDVKKYTSAIENEHKRWESCGLPSAEEDHLSDITGFRTMRLPLMWEGESHTLDTKVASKKLLGKFTDPKLGGLSFWTHPNSWHHFMSDHIVTFSVLPLSADRTLVRTTWLVHKDAIEGEDYNLDNLTQVWKMTNQQDADLVRIAQLGSEQPSYEPGPYSRFTEPHVEAFCDWYIARMNQHLAKDKSGAATK, from the coding sequence ATGCGTTTTTCTTCTGACATACAAGAACTCGTGTCGCGCCGCGAGAAAGGCAAAAGCCTCGAAGCACCATTTTACAATGCCCCGGAAATCCTTGATCTGGATATAGAGGTCATTTTCAACCGGCACTGGATTTTCGTCGCGGTAGAGCCGGAACTGCCTGAACCGGGTGACTGCATCACGGTCGAGGTAGGCCGCGCATCGATCCTGCTTTTGCGCGGCGACGATATGGAAATCCGCGCGTTTCACAATGTATGTCGCCACCGTGGGGCAAAGCTGATCGACGAACGCGCCACGACAATCGGCAATATCGTATGCCGCTATCACGGCTGGACCTATAACGAAGACGGCGATCTGATCCTGGCCGAACATATGGGGGCTGGCTTTGATAAAAGCTGTCACGGGCTTAAAGCCGTCCATATCCGTTCCATCGCCGGACTGATTTTCATCTGCCTTGCCGATGAAGCCCCCAAAGACATCGACGATATGGCCCGCGTGATGACGCCCTATATCGCACCGCACGACATCGCCAATTGCAAGGTTGCCTTCACCTCTGACCTGATCGAGGAAGGCAACTGGAAGCTGACGATGGAAAACAACCGCGAATGCTATCACTGCGAAGCCAACCATCCGCAACTGACCGTGCCGCTATCCGAATTCGGCTTTGGCTTTTCCCCCGATGAAATGGACGAACGCCGGTCCGAAGACGTCAAAAAATATACCAGCGCGATTGAAAACGAGCATAAACGCTGGGAATCCTGTGGCCTGCCATCGGCAGAAGAAGATCATCTTTCGGATATCACCGGCTTTCGCACCATGCGCCTGCCGCTGATGTGGGAAGGTGAATCTCACACCCTTGACACCAAGGTCGCCTCGAAAAAACTGCTGGGCAAATTCACCGATCCGAAGCTGGGCGGGCTCAGCTTCTGGACGCATCCGAATTCCTGGCACCATTTCATGAGCGACCATATCGTCACCTTCTCGGTCCTGCCTCTATCAGCCGACCGCACGCTGGTGCGCACCACATGGCTTGTCCATAAGGACGCCATCGAAGGCGAAGATTACAACCTCGATAACCTGACCCAGGTCTGGAAAATGACCAACCAGCAGGACGCCGATCTTGTCCGTATTGCCCAGCTTGGCAGCGAACAGCCATCCTACGAGCCCGGCCCCTATTCACGCTTTACCGAACCGCATGTCGAAGCATTCTGTGACTGGTATATCGCCCGGATGAATCAACATCTGGCCAAAGACAAATCCGGGGCGGCCACCAAATGA
- a CDS encoding BCCT family transporter, translated as MSDVKTPAEETPPEGQIDTDYNIGQDNIEGHLGPIGFDIHNPVFAVSALTVIAFVAYTLLMPEQANSVFSLLFSEVTKGFDWFFIGAADIFVILCLVVVVSPYGKVRLGGKDATPDFSYLSWFSMLFAAGMGIGLMFYGVSEPLSHFSSSLGGTAVGADGIRTDWAPLGAAATQEEAVRLGMAASIFHWALHPWAIYAIVALSLALFSYNKGLPLTIRSAFYPIFGERVWGWPGHIIDILAVFATLFGLATSLGLGAVQANSGFNKLFGMPIDTTWQVILIVGITSIALFSVVRGLESGVKLLSEINMGIAFLLFLFVLVAGPTLLLATDVFDFLGAYLQYLPALSNPVGREDVNFMQGWTSFYWAWWISWSPFVGMFIARVSRGRTVREFIISVLLIPSLVCVLWMSIFGGSAISQVVRDGYTAVQEADLPVQLFTMLDALPLTSITSFIGIVLVIVFFVTSSDSGSLVIDTIAAGGKVDAPMPQRVFWCVFEGLVAIVLLLSAGGLKSLQSMVISTGLPFTIVLLVMCVAIWRGLASEPR; from the coding sequence ATGAGTGACGTCAAAACACCGGCGGAAGAAACACCGCCAGAAGGCCAGATTGATACAGACTACAATATCGGTCAGGACAATATCGAAGGGCATCTCGGCCCCATCGGGTTCGATATCCATAACCCCGTCTTTGCCGTCTCCGCCCTGACCGTCATCGCGTTCGTTGCCTACACACTGTTGATGCCAGAACAGGCAAATTCGGTTTTCAGCCTGTTGTTTTCAGAAGTCACCAAAGGCTTCGACTGGTTCTTCATCGGTGCCGCCGACATTTTCGTAATCCTCTGCCTTGTCGTCGTCGTCAGCCCCTATGGCAAGGTTCGGCTTGGCGGCAAGGACGCAACACCTGATTTCAGCTATCTAAGCTGGTTCTCCATGCTGTTTGCGGCCGGCATGGGGATCGGGCTTATGTTCTATGGTGTCTCGGAACCGCTAAGCCACTTCTCGTCTTCTCTGGGCGGGACTGCCGTGGGTGCCGATGGCATTCGCACCGACTGGGCCCCGCTGGGTGCCGCCGCCACGCAGGAAGAAGCCGTTCGTCTGGGCATGGCGGCATCGATTTTCCATTGGGCCCTTCACCCTTGGGCGATCTATGCCATCGTCGCACTCAGCCTTGCGCTGTTTAGCTATAACAAGGGACTGCCGCTAACCATCCGTTCCGCCTTCTATCCGATCTTCGGTGAACGCGTCTGGGGATGGCCGGGGCATATCATTGATATTCTGGCTGTTTTCGCGACCCTTTTCGGTCTTGCCACCTCGCTTGGTCTTGGTGCGGTTCAGGCAAATTCCGGCTTTAACAAGCTGTTCGGAATGCCCATCGACACCACCTGGCAGGTGATCCTGATTGTCGGCATCACTTCCATCGCCCTGTTCTCGGTCGTTCGCGGTCTGGAATCCGGGGTGAAGCTGTTATCCGAAATCAATATGGGGATTGCCTTCCTGCTGTTCCTGTTCGTGCTTGTCGCGGGTCCGACCCTGCTTCTGGCAACCGATGTTTTTGACTTCCTGGGGGCATATCTTCAATACCTTCCGGCCCTGTCAAACCCGGTTGGCCGCGAAGATGTCAACTTCATGCAGGGATGGACATCGTTCTACTGGGCATGGTGGATTTCCTGGTCCCCGTTTGTCGGTATGTTCATCGCCCGCGTCAGTCGTGGCCGTACCGTGCGGGAATTCATCATCAGTGTCCTGCTGATCCCGTCGCTGGTCTGCGTGCTGTGGATGTCGATCTTTGGCGGTTCTGCCATCAGTCAGGTCGTTCGTGACGGCTACACCGCCGTGCAGGAAGCCGACCTTCCGGTGCAGCTCTTCACCATGCTTGATGCACTCCCGCTGACCTCAATCACGTCCTTTATCGGGATCGTGCTTGTGATTGTTTTCTTTGTCACGTCCTCGGATTCCGGGTCGCTGGTCATTGATACGATTGCAGCCGGTGGCAAGGTCGACGCACCGATGCCGCAGCGCGTCTTCTGGTGTGTGTTCGAAGGTCTGGTCGCGATTGTCCTGCTGCTCTCGGCAGGCGGTCTGAAATCATTGCAATCCATGGTGATTTCAACAGGATTGCCGTTTACGATTGTTCTGCTTGTGATGTGCGTTGCCATCTGGCGCGGACTTGCTAGTGAACCGCGCTGA
- a CDS encoding GlxA family transcriptional regulator — MYSGSQSVKAGRPANASGAGKSNHEKPRLSVGFILAKRFTLCAFANFVDVLRLAADEGDRSRPILCNWTVVSDTMDPVPSSSGIIVQPKERLGDPRRFNYIVVVGGLMEETPNLGSAYHKFLHEAAEAGIPLVGICTGAFLLHRAGLLDGYRCCVSWFHHSDFIEQFEGLDPVADQIFVVDRDRLTCSGGVSSAHLAAHLVDKHVGRAQASKSLHIMIIDDALQAEKPQPGIPLDLKTQDPIVQRALLIMQQNIDTPISVQEIARRMGNSKRQIERHFRLSLDTSPQVAFLNIRLDMAHYLMAKSQKSVAQVAVDCGFCDSSHLSRMFRRRYGCTPQELRRPVSDQVSDAVPVLEES, encoded by the coding sequence ATGTATTCCGGATCTCAAAGCGTCAAAGCGGGGCGTCCTGCGAATGCGTCTGGTGCGGGAAAGTCGAACCACGAAAAGCCGCGACTTTCGGTCGGGTTCATTCTGGCGAAGCGTTTTACGCTGTGTGCCTTTGCCAATTTTGTCGATGTGCTCAGACTGGCGGCGGATGAAGGGGATCGCAGCCGACCGATCCTGTGTAACTGGACGGTGGTATCCGACACCATGGACCCGGTGCCGTCAAGCAGCGGTATTATCGTTCAGCCCAAGGAACGGCTGGGCGACCCAAGGCGGTTCAATTATATCGTCGTGGTTGGCGGGCTTATGGAAGAAACGCCCAATCTGGGATCGGCCTATCACAAGTTTTTGCACGAGGCGGCGGAGGCCGGTATTCCGCTTGTCGGGATATGCACGGGTGCGTTCCTGTTGCACCGGGCGGGGTTGCTTGACGGGTATCGCTGTTGCGTTAGCTGGTTCCATCATTCCGATTTCATCGAACAGTTCGAAGGGCTTGATCCGGTTGCCGATCAGATTTTTGTCGTTGACCGGGATCGGCTGACCTGTTCGGGCGGGGTCAGTTCGGCGCATCTGGCGGCCCATCTGGTGGACAAGCATGTCGGGCGGGCACAGGCCAGCAAAAGCCTGCATATCATGATTATTGATGATGCGTTGCAGGCGGAAAAGCCGCAGCCGGGTATTCCGCTTGACCTCAAGACGCAGGACCCGATCGTGCAGCGGGCGTTGCTGATCATGCAGCAGAATATCGACACACCGATTTCGGTGCAGGAAATCGCGCGCCGGATGGGCAACAGCAAACGTCAGATCGAACGGCATTTCAGGCTTTCGCTTGATACATCGCCGCAGGTGGCGTTCCTCAATATCCGGCTTGATATGGCCCATTACCTGATGGCGAAAAGCCAGAAGTCGGTGGCACAGGTTGCGGTGGATTGCGGATTTTGTGATTCTTCGCATCTAAGCCGGATGTTCCGGCGGCGATATGGCTGCACGCCACAGGAATTGCGCCGCCCGGTATCCGATCAAGTATCTGATGCGGTGCCGGTTCTGGAAGAGTCGTAA
- the purU gene encoding formyltetrahydrofolate deformylase — translation MSEHSYTLRIACDDQPGIVATVASALASRGANIIESNQFWDRQTNQFFLRIATSTPENVSKAEIELMLNPAVDRFNMKLKIDDLSRRPKIIIMVSKFDHAMLHLLYQIKVGWLDAEVAAIVSNHEDARKIADQEGIPFHYWPVNKENKIEQEAKLADLIKETKSELVVLARYMQVLTNDLSSQFYGMIINIHHSFLPSFKGAKPYHQAYERGVKLIGATAHYVTPDLDEGPIIEQETERVSHAMSADDFVATGRDIEARVLARGVKYHLEGRVMLNKNRTVVFTQ, via the coding sequence GTGAGCGAACATTCCTATACCCTGCGTATCGCCTGTGACGACCAGCCGGGCATTGTCGCAACCGTCGCCTCTGCCCTTGCATCGCGCGGGGCCAATATCATTGAATCCAACCAGTTCTGGGACCGTCAGACCAACCAGTTCTTTTTGCGCATCGCCACCAGCACACCGGAAAATGTCAGCAAGGCCGAAATCGAACTGATGCTGAACCCGGCGGTTGACCGCTTCAATATGAAGCTCAAGATCGATGATCTGTCCCGCCGTCCCAAGATCATCATCATGGTGTCGAAATTCGATCACGCGATGCTGCATCTGCTTTATCAGATCAAGGTCGGCTGGCTCGATGCCGAGGTCGCCGCCATCGTCTCGAACCACGAAGATGCGCGCAAAATCGCCGATCAGGAAGGCATCCCCTTCCATTACTGGCCGGTGAACAAGGAAAACAAGATCGAACAGGAAGCCAAACTTGCCGATCTGATCAAGGAAACCAAATCCGAACTGGTCGTCCTTGCCCGCTATATGCAGGTCCTGACCAACGATCTTTCAAGCCAGTTTTATGGCATGATCATCAATATTCACCACTCGTTCCTGCCGTCCTTCAAGGGGGCCAAACCCTATCATCAGGCTTATGAACGCGGTGTGAAACTGATCGGTGCGACCGCACACTATGTCACGCCGGACCTCGACGAAGGCCCGATCATCGAACAGGAAACCGAACGCGTCAGCCACGCCATGTCGGCCGATGATTTCGTCGCCACCGGGCGCGATATCGAAGCCCGCGTTCTGGCCCGTGGTGTCAAATATCACCTCGAAGGTCGCGTGATGCTCAATAAAAACCGCACCGTAGTCTTCACTCAATAA